One stretch of Pelmatolapia mariae isolate MD_Pm_ZW linkage group LG3_W, Pm_UMD_F_2, whole genome shotgun sequence DNA includes these proteins:
- the LOC134623778 gene encoding B-cell receptor CD22-like has product MSSSNFSQFLPDAPKILSVSVSPSGELVEGSSVTLTCSSDANPAANYTWYKENDNSAKASGQNFIITDVRPEHSGNYFCEAQNTRGRRNSTSHHLTVVTGSWKLPVMLSVSVTALVIILLFLLLWIRRALKHQSEAAERPDNGAQTDEIQYAAVQFATTRPDFANSNFSSAQRDRYQEESVIYSTTNVRSARRSKHQAAVEDASALYSTVNKHPRV; this is encoded by the exons ATGTCCAGT AGTAATTTTTCTCAGTTTCTTCCAGATGCTCCAAAGATTCTCTCTGTGTCAGTCAGTCCCTCTGGTGAGTTAGTGGAGGGcagttcagtgactctgacctgtAGCAGTGATGCTAACCCAGCAGCTAACTACACCTGGTACAAAGAGAACGATAACTCAGCAAAAGCATCTGGACAGAACTTCATCATCACTGATGTCAGACCTGAACACAGTGGGAATTATTTCTGTGAAGCCCAGAACACAAGAGGACGTCGCAACTCCACCTCCCATCATCTCACTGTTGTGACAG GCTCATGGAAACTTCCTGTAATGCTCTCAGTCTCTGTTACTGCTCTGGTCATCATACTCCTCTTTCTCCTGCTCTGGATTAG AAGGGCATTGAAACACCAATCAGAGGCTGCAGAGAGGCCAGACAATGGAGCACAG ACGGATGAAATTCAATATGCTGCTGTACAATTTGCTACGACCCGGCCAGACTTTGCTAACTCCAACTTCAGCTCAGCTCAGCGTGACAGATACCAGGAAGAGAGTGTTATATACTCCACCACTAATGTCAGAAGTGCTAGAAG ATCAAAACACCAAGCTGCTGTGGAGGATGCCTCTGCACTGTACAGCACAGTTAACAAACATCCCAGAGTGTGA